The stretch of DNA CGCTGTCAACTTTATTATTTTTAAGTGTATTAATATTATTACTTATTATTAATTTTAGGTCAAGTAAAGACGAAAAAAGAAGGGAAGTGTTATAATGAATAACAAACTTAAAATTATTGTTTTAAGCATTGTGATGACAATTATGCTAGTAAATTTTAGCGGCTGCTCTGGAGATGACAGAGTACAATTAAATGTATACAACTGGGGAGATTATATTGACAAAACAGTACTTGATGATTTTGAACAAGAGTATAATATAGCTGTAAATTATGAAGAATTTACTACAAATGAAGATATGTATATAAAATTAAAGCAAGGTGGAACTAACTATGATGTAGCAATTCCATCTGACTATATGATAGAAAAAATGATAAAAGAAGATATGTTAGAAAAAATAGATTTTAATAATATAACTAATTATAAAGAGATAGATGATAAATTCAAAGATTTAGTTTTTGATCCTAAAAATGAATACTCTGTCCCATATTTATGGGGAACAGTAGGAATAGTTTATAATAGTGAAGTTATAAAAGAGGATATAGATAGTTGGGACGTGCTTTGGGATGAGAAATATAAAGGGCAAATATTAATGCTTGACAGCTCAAGAGACTCAATAGGTATTGCATTAAAAAAATTAGGATATTCATTTAATTCTAAAAACAAAGATCAACTAGAACAAGCTAAACAGGAGTTAATAAAACAAAGACCATTAGTTCTCGCTTATGTAATAGATGAGGGAAAAGACAAAATGTTAAGTGGTGAAGCTAGTATAGGAGTATTTTGGTCAGGAGACGCAATGTTACTAGCAGATGAAAATCCTAACTTAAAATATGTAGTACCTAAAGAAGGAAGCAACCTTTGGTTTGATAGTATGATAATACCTAAAGGAAGCAAGCATAAAAAAGAAGCAGAATTGTTTATTAATTATATGACTGGAAAAGATATTGCTAAAAAGACAGCAGATTATATTATGTATTACACACCAAATGCTGAAACTGAAAAAATGTTAGATATCGTGTATCCAACATTTGAAGAATTAAAAGATTGTGAAATATTTAGAGACCCAGGTGATTTCGTTGAGCAATATGATAGAATATGGACAGAAGTTTTAGCTCGATAATTATGAAATGAGGACTAACATATTTATATGTTGGTCTTTTTTTTGCATAAAACTCAAATTTTTATTTGCCAAGGTATGATTAATATAAATTGTATTAACATAGTTAAATTTTATAGAAAAATTTCTTAAAAAACTTGAACCTAGTATTAGTATCTGGTACTATATATATAAGAGAGGTGATTTTAAATGGCAATAAAAATAGTTACTGATTCAACTGCATATATTGAAGAAGAGATAATAAAGGATAGAGATATAGAAGTAGTGCCACTTTCATATGAACTTGACGATGAACAATTTATAGAAGGTTATCCAGGAACATATGATGATTATTTTATAAAATTAAGTAGGAGTAAAAACTTTGCCAAAACTTCTCAACCAGCTGTGGGAGATTTTTTGGAAGTTTTTAAAAAAGCGTTAAATAGCAATGATGAAGTTATAGCAATTTTAATGTCTTCAAAATTAAGTGGCACATATAATAGTGCTTTGATGGCTGCAAATATGTTAGAAACTGACAAAATTACAGTTATTGATTCATTAACAACAGTTGCACATTTGAAAACAATGGTTTTGACTGCAAAAGATATGGCCAATCAAGGTTATTGTAGGGAAGATATTGTACATAAAGTTTATGATATTAAAAATCATATGGGAATTAGCGTTACGGTAGGCAGTCTTGAGTACTTAAAAAGAGGTGGTAGATTATCTGTGACAAAAGCTGCTTTAGGAAAAATACTTAATATAAAACCTGTAATTAAATTAGAAGATGGTAGATTGTTACTTAAAAAATCACTAAGGGGTAAAAGCAGGGCTCTTAAATATATGATAGAGCAAATTCCTAAAGATGTTTGTAAAATATGTATATGTCATGTTATGTGTAAGGATAAAATTATGGAAATAAAAGATATGCTAAAAAATAAGTTTCCTAATGTTGAAATAGATATAGATGAAATAGGTCCAATAATAGGCTCACATTTAGGACCAGATAGTTTTGGTTTTTGTTATACTTGGAGATAGTAAATGATGGCTATGTTTAAAATAAATGTTGAAATTGAGATAATAATTAAAGGAACTAGTTAAAGTTCCTTTAATTTAAAATTCTAATTAACATATCTTATAAATGGAAATTTTACCATAAATCTCTATCTATATCACTTCTTTTAAGTACATCTTTGTTTTCATAAGGATAGCTACATAACACGCTATCTAAAAATTTAATTCCACAAAAATACTTGCATATTGAAGTTCCTTTTACCGCACATTTATGCTCATTTGTATTGTCTGAAGCATTCCAAGGACATTCTGTCTGCTTCCAATCAACACCTTCACTTACTAAATCTATATCCATATTTCCACCACGTAATGCTTTTATTCTATTGTTCATATGATGCCCCCCCTTTGAGTAATTTAAATAATTTTACCATAATATAGGTTTGTTTTCAACCATTTCTAACTAATAGCATAAAAATATCAAACCTGACTCCAATACTTAATATCTTTATAGCATAGTGAAACAGTCCTTTACAATAAACCTAAATATACCAAAAGTTAATACAGTATTATCGTATTTATATTTTTGATTGTAATACCTTTATGTCACATACTCTAAATTTAGAATAAGCACTGATAGCATTTTTTATAAGATTATTGCATTTAAAGAACTCTTTATATTCTTTAAATGGCTCAAGCCACTTATGCCATACAAGATAT from Abyssisolibacter fermentans encodes:
- a CDS encoding ABC transporter substrate-binding protein, with protein sequence MNNKLKIIVLSIVMTIMLVNFSGCSGDDRVQLNVYNWGDYIDKTVLDDFEQEYNIAVNYEEFTTNEDMYIKLKQGGTNYDVAIPSDYMIEKMIKEDMLEKIDFNNITNYKEIDDKFKDLVFDPKNEYSVPYLWGTVGIVYNSEVIKEDIDSWDVLWDEKYKGQILMLDSSRDSIGIALKKLGYSFNSKNKDQLEQAKQELIKQRPLVLAYVIDEGKDKMLSGEASIGVFWSGDAMLLADENPNLKYVVPKEGSNLWFDSMIIPKGSKHKKEAELFINYMTGKDIAKKTADYIMYYTPNAETEKMLDIVYPTFEELKDCEIFRDPGDFVEQYDRIWTEVLAR
- a CDS encoding DegV family protein is translated as MAIKIVTDSTAYIEEEIIKDRDIEVVPLSYELDDEQFIEGYPGTYDDYFIKLSRSKNFAKTSQPAVGDFLEVFKKALNSNDEVIAILMSSKLSGTYNSALMAANMLETDKITVIDSLTTVAHLKTMVLTAKDMANQGYCREDIVHKVYDIKNHMGISVTVGSLEYLKRGGRLSVTKAALGKILNIKPVIKLEDGRLLLKKSLRGKSRALKYMIEQIPKDVCKICICHVMCKDKIMEIKDMLKNKFPNVEIDIDEIGPIIGSHLGPDSFGFCYTWR